The Nitrospinota bacterium genome includes a region encoding these proteins:
- a CDS encoding HD domain-containing phosphohydrolase, producing the protein MKRVILTTIMISISFFSKSFQSMKDCITNFISVPLKSLERGEASTKNVNELNELIKSFNKITTRLEEEIKELEFSNNHMKRVLSEIAMTMNFPQDTDNMLDTILNIAVKALDAKKGLLIIKNKNHSGLVIKSAIGYDKGLIGKTKIRFGEGIVGWVVENGKPVILPEGDKDNRFEKISHLELENQSILCVPLIHSRKIMGGISISNKICGKKFSDEDIIILNNLAVQTAVALENAMLREKIESTYFETISALALAVESKDKYTRGHSIRVGRIAKTIAEKMDVAKKEIEDIEHAATLHDIGKIGIVDNILLNKGKLTPLEFDVIKRHPEIGENIIKPVASLSQICPIVRHHHERVDGNGYPDHLSEKEIPRASRILIVADAFDAMTSDRPYRKAMGFEEAIKELDRNAGYQFDRDVVNNFIECFEKENFLVERVHQYH; encoded by the coding sequence ATGAAGAGAGTTATCTTAACAACAATCATGATATCGATTTCCTTTTTCAGCAAAAGCTTTCAGTCCATGAAAGATTGCATAACCAATTTTATCTCCGTTCCCTTAAAATCATTAGAACGAGGAGAGGCTTCTACAAAAAATGTCAATGAATTAAATGAATTAATAAAATCCTTTAATAAGATAACCACACGATTGGAAGAAGAAATAAAAGAGCTTGAGTTTTCCAACAACCATATGAAAAGAGTATTGTCAGAAATAGCCATGACAATGAATTTTCCTCAAGACACAGACAATATGCTTGATACAATTCTCAATATTGCGGTCAAGGCCTTAGATGCCAAGAAAGGACTCCTTATCATAAAAAACAAAAATCACTCAGGATTGGTTATAAAATCAGCGATAGGCTATGACAAGGGTTTGATTGGAAAAACAAAAATAAGATTCGGAGAAGGAATTGTAGGATGGGTTGTTGAAAATGGTAAACCTGTTATCCTTCCAGAAGGAGACAAGGATAATCGATTTGAGAAAATATCTCATTTAGAATTGGAAAATCAATCAATCCTCTGCGTTCCTCTTATTCATTCGAGAAAAATCATGGGAGGTATCAGTATCAGTAACAAGATTTGCGGAAAGAAATTTTCTGATGAAGATATTATTATCCTTAACAACTTAGCCGTTCAAACTGCTGTTGCCTTAGAAAATGCCATGTTGAGAGAAAAAATTGAAAGTACCTATTTTGAAACTATTTCAGCTCTTGCCCTTGCTGTTGAATCCAAAGATAAATATACAAGGGGTCATTCCATCAGGGTTGGTAGAATAGCCAAAACGATTGCAGAAAAAATGGATGTTGCTAAAAAGGAAATTGAAGATATAGAACATGCCGCTACTTTGCATGATATCGGTAAGATAGGAATAGTGGATAATATTCTTCTCAATAAAGGGAAATTAACTCCTCTAGAATTTGATGTAATAAAAAGACATCCAGAGATAGGAGAAAATATTATAAAACCCGTAGCTTCTTTAAGTCAGATATGTCCTATTGTGCGCCATCATCACGAAAGGGTTGATGGAAATGGATACCCTGATCATTTAAGCGAAAAAGAAATTCCCAGGGCATCAAGGATCCTCATTGTAGCTGATGCCTTTGATGCCATGACAAGCGATCGGCCCTACAGAAAGGCAATGGGTTTTGAAGAAGCGATTAAGGAATTAGATAGAAATGCTGGATATCAATTTGACAGGGATGTGGTTAATAATTTTATAGAATGTTTTGAAAAAGAAAATTTTCTTGTAGAAAGAGTTCATCAATATCACTGA